GTTTCTATGGTTATCCAGCGCAACTCGGTGAATTGATCGATCCCGGCTTTACCGCCAAAGCGGCCATAGCCAGAAGCACCTACACCACCGAAAGGCATTTGCGCTTCATCATGCACAGTCGATCCGTTAACGTGGCAGATCCCCGATTTTATTTTGCGCGCTACCTTCAAACCTCGAGCACTGTCTTTAGTGAACACAGCAGCACTGAGTCCATACTCACTATCATTGGCAATACGTAACGCATCAGCTTCATCTTGGGCTCGAATAATTGCGACTATCGGGCCAAAACTTTCTTCAGAATATATCTTCATGTCAGCGGTTACTTTATCTAGCACCGTTGCTGGCATCAGCACAGAATCAGCTTTTCCGCCGACAACCAACTGTGCACCTTTGCTTAAGGCGTCATCTATTAACATGTTCACTTTAGTAACGGTTTTTTCATCCACCACCGCACCTAAAGGTGTGTTTCCTTCTCGAGGGTCACCGGTGGGCATGGTTTTGACTTTTTCAGCAAACTTAGCTACAAAATCATCGGCCACCGAGTCATCAACTACAAGGCGCTCGGTGGACATACAAATTTGCCCCTGATTCATAAAGGCCCCAAATGCAGCCGCTTTAACAGCTTCATCTAAATCAGCATCATCAAGGATTAGCATAGGTGCTTTTCCTCCTAGCTCTAGTAAAACCGGCTTAAGATGTTCAGCGGCACGTTTCGCAATGATGCGACCTACTGCGGTCGAGCCAGTGAAATTTATCCGTTTTACTAGAGGATGATCTATCAGCGCTCCGACAACATCACCCGCATCAGCAGGTGCATTAGTTACAATGTTAACCGTGTCTTGTGGGAATCCGGCCTCAGTGCAGGCTTCAATAATTAAACTATGGGTTCTTGGGCACAGCTCAGAGGCTTTCAATATCACAGCATTGCCACAGGCCAATG
Above is a window of Aliiglaciecola sp. LCG003 DNA encoding:
- a CDS encoding aldehyde dehydrogenase encodes the protein MNFERKNPLTGELASTSVAMQGSDMAAIAEKAQAGFEKWSLLGPNARRAILNKAAVALEARHAEFVEAMMNEVGATAGWAMFNLGLAASMLREAASLTTQIGGETIPSDKPGCLALALREPVGVILGIAPWNAPIILGVRAISTALACGNAVILKASELCPRTHSLIIEACTEAGFPQDTVNIVTNAPADAGDVVGALIDHPLVKRINFTGSTAVGRIIAKRAAEHLKPVLLELGGKAPMLILDDADLDEAVKAAAFGAFMNQGQICMSTERLVVDDSVADDFVAKFAEKVKTMPTGDPREGNTPLGAVVDEKTVTKVNMLIDDALSKGAQLVVGGKADSVLMPATVLDKVTADMKIYSEESFGPIVAIIRAQDEADALRIANDSEYGLSAAVFTKDSARGLKVARKIKSGICHVNGSTVHDEAQMPFGGVGASGYGRFGGKAGIDQFTELRWITIETEAGHFPI